Proteins encoded within one genomic window of Prauserella marina:
- the era gene encoding GTPase Era: MNQLSRETPEDHRSGFACFVGRPNAGKSTLTNALVGTKIAITSSKPQTTRHAIRGIVHRPDAQLVIVDTPGLHRPRTLLGQRLNDVVRSTWSEVDVIGFCVPANEKIGPGDRYIAGELAKVARRTPVVGIVTKTDLVPAQRVAEQLLALQEVMEFADLVPVSAVDGYQVGTLSDVLVAQLPEGPQLYPDGDLTDEPEQTLVAELIREAALEGVRDELPHSIAVTIEEMDNREGRDDLVDIYALVYVERPSQKGIVLGHKGSRLKEVGANARKQIEALLGTKVYLDLHIKVAKDWQRDPKQLRKLGF; this comes from the coding sequence GTGAACCAGCTTTCGCGGGAAACGCCGGAGGATCACCGTTCCGGTTTCGCCTGCTTCGTCGGCCGTCCCAACGCGGGCAAGTCGACGCTGACCAACGCGCTGGTGGGTACCAAGATCGCGATCACGTCGAGCAAGCCGCAGACCACGCGGCACGCGATCAGGGGCATCGTGCACCGTCCCGACGCGCAGCTGGTCATCGTGGACACCCCGGGATTGCACCGGCCACGCACGCTGCTCGGCCAGCGGCTCAACGACGTCGTCAGGTCGACGTGGTCCGAAGTGGACGTCATCGGCTTCTGCGTTCCCGCCAACGAGAAGATCGGTCCAGGCGACCGCTACATCGCGGGAGAGCTGGCCAAGGTCGCCCGCAGGACTCCCGTCGTCGGCATCGTCACCAAGACCGACCTCGTTCCGGCACAGCGGGTCGCCGAGCAACTTCTCGCCTTGCAGGAGGTCATGGAGTTCGCCGACCTCGTCCCGGTGTCGGCCGTCGACGGCTACCAGGTCGGCACGCTGTCCGACGTGCTCGTCGCGCAGTTGCCGGAAGGACCGCAGCTCTACCCTGACGGTGACCTCACCGACGAGCCCGAGCAGACGCTCGTCGCCGAACTCATCAGGGAAGCCGCGCTGGAAGGCGTCCGCGACGAACTGCCGCACTCCATCGCGGTGACCATCGAGGAGATGGACAACCGCGAGGGCAGGGACGACCTCGTCGACATCTACGCGCTGGTGTACGTCGAGCGGCCCAGCCAGAAGGGCATCGTCCTCGGTCACAAGGGCAGCAGGCTCAAGGAGGTCGGCGCGAACGCCCGCAAGCAGATCGAGGCGCTTCTGGGGACCAAGGTGTATCTCGACCTGCACATCAAGGTCGCCAAGGACTGGCAGCGCGATCCGAAGCAGCTGCGCAAGCTCGGTTTCTGA
- a CDS encoding ArsR/SmtB family transcription factor — MPAVSPGASTAGAAAGLPAEAERHEHSPEGQPEPVPAPPARTLADAGELLRALAAPVRIAIVLQLRDGDRCVHELVEALDVAQPLISQHLRVLKAAGVVHGERRGREVAYRLVDDHLAHIVIDAVEHVQEGVRA; from the coding sequence ATGCCGGCGGTGAGTCCCGGAGCGAGCACGGCCGGAGCGGCGGCGGGGCTTCCCGCCGAGGCGGAGCGCCACGAACACTCACCGGAGGGGCAGCCGGAGCCGGTACCCGCCCCTCCCGCGCGTACCCTCGCCGACGCGGGTGAGCTGCTGCGCGCGCTGGCCGCCCCGGTGCGCATCGCGATCGTCCTGCAACTGCGCGACGGCGACCGCTGCGTCCACGAACTGGTCGAAGCGCTCGACGTCGCGCAACCGCTGATCAGCCAGCATCTGAGAGTGCTGAAGGCAGCGGGGGTCGTACACGGTGAGCGCAGGGGAAGGGAAGTCGCCTACCGCCTCGTCGACGACCACCTTGCGCATATCGTGATCGACGCCGTCGAACACGTGCAGGAGGGAGTGCGGGCATGA
- a CDS encoding cytidine deaminase, with translation MPDLDPEDEKIIILARSTRARTQAAEGAAVRDLDGRTYAAGTVSLPSMKLTAIQAAVAAAVSSGAEGLEAAAVVTGDSLVAEASVHAVRDLAPSAPILRADLDGVVQEIVT, from the coding sequence ATGCCTGACCTCGACCCGGAGGACGAGAAGATCATCATTCTCGCCAGGTCGACGCGAGCGCGTACCCAGGCAGCGGAAGGCGCCGCCGTCCGCGATCTCGACGGTCGTACCTACGCGGCGGGCACCGTCTCGCTGCCCTCGATGAAGCTCACCGCCATCCAGGCGGCGGTAGCGGCCGCCGTGTCCAGCGGCGCGGAGGGGCTCGAAGCCGCCGCCGTCGTCACCGGTGACTCGCTGGTGGCGGAGGCGTCCGTGCACGCCGTGCGCGACCTCGCGCCGTCGGCCCCGATCCTGCGCGCCGACCTCGACGGGGTCGTCCAGGAGATCGTCACGTGA
- the recO gene encoding DNA repair protein RecO: protein MSLYRDTGVVLRVHKLGEADRIITLLTRRHGKVRAVAKGVRRTTSRFGARLEPFGHVDAQFYTGRTLDVITQVETVDAFALPIVGDYQRYTAASAITETADRLAVEEGEPALKLYLLVTGALRALAEGSRDASLVLDAFLLRAMVYAGWAPAITECARCGDPGPHNAFNVQAGGSLCGRCRVPGSVHPAPEVLVLLAALLHGDWPVAEETTFPVRRDVSGLVAAHLQWHLERQLRSLPFVERRAREAPIDGRLGSDAVSGDTEVTGAAQGTRSRDVTGGVTGGGAGA, encoded by the coding sequence GTGAGTCTGTATCGGGACACCGGTGTGGTGCTGCGGGTGCACAAGCTCGGCGAGGCCGACCGCATCATCACCCTGCTGACCCGCAGGCATGGCAAGGTGCGGGCCGTCGCGAAGGGCGTCAGGCGGACCACCTCCCGGTTCGGGGCGAGGCTCGAACCGTTTGGGCACGTCGACGCGCAGTTCTACACCGGCCGCACGCTCGACGTGATCACCCAGGTCGAGACCGTCGACGCCTTCGCGTTGCCCATCGTCGGCGACTACCAGCGGTACACGGCGGCCAGCGCGATCACCGAGACGGCCGACCGGCTCGCCGTCGAGGAGGGCGAGCCGGCGCTGAAGCTGTACCTGCTGGTCACCGGTGCGCTCAGGGCGCTGGCTGAGGGCAGCCGGGATGCCTCGCTGGTGCTCGACGCGTTCCTGCTCAGGGCGATGGTCTACGCGGGATGGGCGCCCGCGATCACCGAGTGTGCCCGCTGCGGTGACCCAGGCCCGCACAACGCGTTCAACGTGCAGGCAGGCGGGTCGTTGTGCGGGCGGTGCAGGGTGCCCGGCTCGGTACATCCCGCGCCAGAGGTGCTGGTGCTGCTCGCCGCGCTGCTGCACGGCGACTGGCCGGTGGCGGAGGAGACGACGTTTCCCGTTCGCCGCGACGTGAGCGGCCTCGTCGCCGCCCACCTGCAATGGCATCTCGAACGGCAGTTGCGTTCGCTGCCGTTCGTCGAACGCCGTGCCCGTGAGGCTCCGATCGACGGCAGGTTAGGGTCGGACGCGGTTTCCGGCGATACGGAGGTAACAGGTGCGGCGCAGGGCACGCGAAGCCGTGACGTCACTGGAGGAGTCACGGGGGGCGGTGCGGGCGCCTGA
- a CDS encoding TIGR03943 family putative permease subunit produces MRRETQNILLLLLGGALIKISLNGDYLRYVKPAHLPWLIAGGVVMVLLGGVAVVRDLVSAKAHHDGDEGHGGHDHPARAAWLLMVPVLAVFLVAPPALGSDSVTRSTADAPTEPGAAFPPLPGEDDVDVVPLSLSDFVSRAGWDETGSLNGRTVSLSGFVVQSEQNTLLARLVISCCAADAFPVRVALTGEQAAGLPDDTWIEVTGTLVPDGADGAGEAGYVPSFEVETLAEIPEPRDRYEY; encoded by the coding sequence ATGAGGAGGGAAACCCAGAACATCCTGTTGCTGTTGCTGGGTGGCGCGCTGATCAAGATCTCGCTCAACGGCGACTACCTGCGCTACGTGAAACCGGCGCACCTGCCGTGGCTCATCGCGGGCGGGGTGGTCATGGTGCTGCTCGGCGGCGTGGCCGTCGTGCGTGACCTCGTCTCGGCGAAAGCGCACCACGACGGCGACGAGGGGCACGGTGGGCACGATCATCCGGCGAGAGCGGCCTGGTTGCTGATGGTGCCGGTGCTCGCCGTGTTCCTCGTGGCGCCGCCCGCGCTCGGCTCCGATTCGGTCACGCGCTCGACCGCCGACGCGCCGACCGAGCCAGGTGCGGCCTTCCCCCCGCTGCCCGGTGAGGACGACGTGGACGTCGTTCCGCTGTCACTGTCGGACTTCGTGAGCAGGGCGGGCTGGGACGAGACCGGCTCCCTGAACGGCCGCACCGTGTCACTGTCGGGCTTCGTGGTGCAGAGCGAGCAGAACACGCTGCTGGCGAGGCTGGTGATCAGTTGCTGCGCCGCCGACGCCTTTCCGGTGCGGGTCGCGCTCACCGGCGAGCAGGCGGCTGGACTGCCTGACGACACCTGGATCGAGGTCACGGGGACGCTGGTGCCCGACGGTGCCGATGGCGCGGGCGAGGCGGGCTATGTCCCCAGCTTCGAGGTCGAGACACTGGCCGAGATCCCGGAGCCCCGGGACCGTTACGAGTACTGA
- a CDS encoding isoprenyl transferase: MRRRAREAVTSLEESRGAVRAPDPHPSGARPPRIPSELVPNHVALVMDGNGRWANQRGLPRIEGHKRGEAVMIDVASGAVELGVRWLSVYAFSTENWKRSPDEVRFLMGFNRDTIRRQVDYLGSIGVRIRWAGRRPKLWRSVIKELEVAEEKTKHNTLLNMTMCVNYGGRAEVADATRRIARLAADGAINPDKVDERMIAKYLYQPDMPDVDLFLRPSGELRTSNFMLWQSAYAEFVFQDTLFPDFDRTKLWEACLDYAKRDRRFGAAIDNSASRSGRNPSTDKEGTS; the protein is encoded by the coding sequence GTGCGGCGCAGGGCACGCGAAGCCGTGACGTCACTGGAGGAGTCACGGGGGGCGGTGCGGGCGCCTGACCCGCATCCTTCGGGGGCGCGGCCACCGCGCATTCCCTCGGAACTGGTGCCCAACCACGTGGCGCTCGTGATGGACGGCAACGGCCGGTGGGCCAATCAGCGCGGGCTTCCTCGCATCGAGGGGCACAAGCGCGGTGAGGCGGTGATGATCGACGTCGCCAGCGGCGCGGTCGAACTGGGCGTGCGGTGGCTGTCGGTGTACGCGTTCTCGACGGAGAACTGGAAACGCAGCCCCGACGAGGTGCGGTTCCTGATGGGCTTCAACCGCGACACGATCCGCAGGCAGGTCGACTACCTCGGTTCGATCGGGGTACGGATCCGCTGGGCGGGCCGTCGGCCGAAGCTGTGGCGAAGCGTCATCAAGGAGCTGGAGGTGGCGGAGGAGAAGACCAAGCACAACACGCTGCTCAACATGACGATGTGCGTGAACTACGGCGGCAGGGCCGAGGTCGCCGACGCCACGCGCAGGATCGCGCGCCTGGCCGCCGATGGGGCCATCAACCCCGACAAGGTCGACGAGCGCATGATCGCGAAGTACCTGTACCAGCCCGACATGCCCGACGTGGACCTCTTTCTGCGGCCGTCGGGTGAACTACGGACGTCGAACTTCATGCTGTGGCAGTCGGCCTACGCGGAGTTCGTCTTCCAGGACACGCTGTTTCCCGACTTCGACCGCACGAAGCTGTGGGAGGCGTGCCTCGACTACGCCAAGCGGGACCGCCGGTTCGGCGCCGCGATCGACAACTCGGCCTCCCGGTCGGGCAGGAACCCGTCCACCGACAAGGAAGGCACCTCATGA
- a CDS encoding permease → MTTVSDSDLDEADPPRGPRRWRVTSVEVLCVVLLLAIVGQSWLRTAFDLPALRTGATVFVAVCVQALPFLVLGVLISGAIAAFVPARVLRKVLPKSESAAVGVAGVSGIALAGCECASVPVARRLIGQGVAPSAALTFLLAAPAVNPIVIVSTAVAFPGEPGMVLARFVGSLATAMVMGWLWIRFGKLEWIVERALRKLPDVHGKARWTTFAETARADLVDAGGFLVLGALISAALNVVVPDSWFGALGDQIVLGILVMAVLAVVLSLCSEADAFVAASLSALPLLPRLVFLVVGPAIDAKLFALQAGTFGKTFALRFAPATFVVAVCCGVLAGLVFLGGVR, encoded by the coding sequence ATGACAACGGTTTCCGACAGCGATCTTGACGAGGCGGACCCGCCGCGCGGGCCCCGCCGCTGGCGCGTCACCTCGGTCGAGGTGCTGTGCGTCGTGTTGCTGCTCGCGATCGTCGGCCAGTCCTGGTTGCGGACGGCGTTCGATCTTCCCGCGCTGCGCACCGGTGCCACCGTGTTCGTGGCCGTGTGCGTACAGGCCCTTCCTTTCCTCGTGCTCGGTGTGCTCATCAGCGGGGCGATCGCCGCGTTCGTCCCCGCGAGGGTGCTGCGCAAGGTGCTGCCGAAATCGGAGAGCGCCGCCGTCGGCGTCGCCGGAGTTTCCGGGATCGCGCTCGCCGGTTGCGAGTGCGCTTCTGTTCCCGTCGCGCGCAGGCTGATCGGCCAGGGCGTCGCGCCCTCGGCCGCGCTGACGTTCCTGCTCGCCGCGCCCGCGGTGAACCCGATCGTCATCGTCTCGACCGCGGTGGCCTTCCCCGGCGAACCGGGCATGGTGCTCGCCAGGTTCGTGGGATCGCTGGCGACGGCGATGGTCATGGGCTGGTTGTGGATCCGCTTCGGCAAGCTCGAATGGATCGTGGAACGCGCGTTGCGCAAGCTGCCGGACGTGCACGGAAAGGCGAGATGGACGACCTTCGCCGAGACGGCGAGGGCAGATCTGGTCGACGCGGGTGGATTCCTGGTGCTCGGCGCGCTGATCTCGGCCGCGTTGAACGTCGTCGTCCCCGACTCGTGGTTCGGTGCGCTTGGCGACCAGATCGTGCTCGGGATCCTCGTCATGGCGGTGCTCGCGGTCGTGCTGTCGCTGTGCAGTGAGGCCGACGCGTTCGTCGCGGCGTCGCTGTCGGCGCTTCCGTTGTTGCCACGCTTGGTTTTCCTCGTCGTCGGGCCAGCCATCGACGCGAAGCTGTTCGCGCTCCAGGCCGGTACGTTCGGCAAGACGTTCGCGTTGCGGTTCGCTCCGGCGACCTTCGTCGTCGCCGTGTGTTGTGGTGTGCTCGCCGGACTGGTGTTCCTCGGAGGTGTCCGATGA
- a CDS encoding Fur family transcriptional regulator, whose protein sequence is MSTPVTRGRAPMPGRRATKQRAAVVELLAEVDDFRSAQELYDQLRQRGEGIGLTTVYRTLQSLSEAGEIDVLRTGSGEALFRRCSDHHHHHLVCRHCGFTVEVEGPAVERWAEKIAAGNGFSDITHTVEIVGTCESCAARS, encoded by the coding sequence ATGAGCACACCGGTCACCCGGGGGCGCGCGCCGATGCCGGGGCGCAGGGCCACCAAGCAGCGTGCCGCCGTCGTGGAGCTACTGGCCGAGGTCGACGACTTCCGCTCGGCGCAGGAGTTGTACGACCAGCTCAGGCAGCGCGGCGAGGGCATCGGCCTCACCACCGTCTACCGCACGTTGCAGTCGCTGTCGGAAGCGGGCGAGATCGACGTGCTGCGCACCGGCTCCGGCGAGGCGCTCTTCCGGCGCTGCTCCGACCACCATCACCATCACCTGGTGTGCCGTCATTGCGGCTTCACCGTCGAGGTCGAGGGCCCCGCCGTCGAGCGGTGGGCCGAGAAGATCGCGGCGGGCAACGGATTCTCCGACATCACCCACACCGTCGAGATCGTCGGCACGTGCGAGAGCTGCGCGGCCCGTTCGTGA
- a CDS encoding class F sortase: MRRRGLAAWLGAVAVVAVAAGTILLTQRGEQPSPSAAPPAPPVTTESPAPPPSTTEVAPKAEPARRATASAQQPGTVRLPDGGTATLVRKEVTPDGTLPIPDGLGEATWWGAELGADQGVALLSGHVNWNGQTGPFAELWRDQTGQRVTVVDADGGHWVYEITEAVTLHKNELPRHAGELFAQDGPHRLVLVTCGGDYVGGTDGYEDNRIVTARLLTRP, translated from the coding sequence ATGCGAAGGCGCGGGCTCGCGGCCTGGCTCGGCGCGGTCGCCGTCGTCGCCGTCGCGGCGGGAACGATTCTGCTCACCCAGCGTGGTGAGCAGCCGTCACCCTCGGCCGCGCCACCCGCCCCGCCCGTGACGACGGAGAGTCCGGCACCGCCGCCCAGCACGACCGAGGTCGCGCCGAAGGCAGAGCCCGCGCGGCGCGCCACGGCCTCCGCCCAGCAACCGGGCACGGTCCGGCTCCCCGACGGCGGCACGGCGACCTTGGTGCGCAAGGAAGTCACGCCCGACGGGACACTGCCCATTCCCGACGGGCTCGGCGAGGCCACGTGGTGGGGCGCGGAACTCGGCGCAGACCAAGGCGTCGCGTTGTTATCCGGTCACGTCAACTGGAACGGCCAGACCGGGCCGTTCGCCGAACTGTGGCGGGACCAGACCGGGCAGCGCGTGACCGTGGTCGACGCGGATGGCGGCCACTGGGTCTACGAGATCACCGAGGCGGTGACACTGCACAAGAACGAGTTGCCCCGGCACGCGGGGGAACTGTTCGCGCAGGACGGCCCACACCGCCTCGTGCTGGTCACGTGTGGTGGCGACTACGTCGGCGGAACCGACGGCTACGAGGACAACCGGATCGTCACGGCACGCCTGCTCACCCGTCCGTGA